A genomic segment from Bradyrhizobium sp. ISRA430 encodes:
- a CDS encoding lysine-2,3-aminomutase-like protein, which yields MTKTNLARTLREPADLVEEGLAPATALPALERVAARYAVAITPALVQLIDTSDPEDPIARQFVPSAAELDVQPSERADPIGDHPHSPVAGIVHRYPDRVLFKLVHVCAVYCRFCFRREMVGPGKENALSDDAYRAAIDYVRAHSEIWEVILTGGDPLMLSPRRMSEIMTDLASIDHVKIIRLHTRVPVADPARISDEMVAALKAEGATTWVAVHANHARELTEAARSACARLVDAGIPMVSQSVLLRGVNDNVAALSDLMRAFVECRIKPYYLHHGDLAPGTAHLRTTLAQGQELMRQLRGRVSGLCQPDYVIDIPGGAGKSPVGPNYVLAEQNTAPDVRDAASETRYRILDYCGDVHLYPPET from the coding sequence ATGACGAAAACCAATCTTGCACGGACATTGCGGGAACCGGCGGATCTCGTGGAGGAGGGGCTTGCGCCCGCCACGGCACTGCCGGCGCTCGAGCGCGTCGCCGCGCGCTATGCGGTTGCGATCACGCCGGCGCTGGTCCAGTTGATCGACACGTCGGATCCCGAAGATCCCATCGCGCGGCAGTTCGTCCCGAGCGCCGCGGAACTCGATGTGCAACCAAGCGAGCGCGCGGACCCGATCGGCGATCATCCGCATTCGCCGGTAGCCGGCATCGTGCATCGCTATCCCGACCGCGTCCTGTTCAAGCTGGTTCACGTCTGCGCGGTCTATTGCCGCTTCTGCTTCCGTCGCGAGATGGTCGGTCCCGGCAAGGAGAACGCGCTCTCGGACGATGCTTACCGCGCGGCGATCGATTACGTCCGCGCGCACAGCGAGATCTGGGAGGTAATCCTCACCGGCGGTGATCCCTTGATGCTGTCGCCGCGTCGGATGAGCGAGATCATGACCGATCTCGCCAGCATCGATCACGTCAAGATCATCCGCCTTCACACCCGCGTTCCCGTGGCGGATCCGGCGCGCATCAGCGATGAGATGGTCGCAGCGCTCAAGGCCGAGGGTGCAACCACCTGGGTCGCGGTGCACGCCAACCATGCGCGCGAGCTGACTGAAGCGGCACGTAGTGCCTGTGCCCGGCTCGTCGACGCCGGCATTCCCATGGTGAGCCAGTCCGTGCTTTTGCGCGGCGTCAATGACAACGTCGCCGCTCTGTCGGATTTGATGCGAGCTTTCGTCGAATGCCGGATCAAGCCCTACTACCTGCATCACGGCGATCTCGCGCCGGGGACTGCGCATCTGCGCACCACGCTGGCGCAGGGACAGGAGCTGATGCGGCAGTTGCGCGGTCGGGTATCAGGATTGTGTCAGCCGGACTATGTCATCGATATTCCCGGCGGTGCCGGCAAATCGCCGGTCGGCCCGAATTATGTGTTGGCGGAGCAAAATACCGCACCGGATGTGCGTGATGCGGCGTCGGAAACGCGCTATCGTATCCTGGACTATTGCGGCGACGTTCATCTCTATCCGCCCGAGACCTGA
- a CDS encoding PrsW family glutamic-type intramembrane protease, protein MYLIEALPTVIGTAAIAPALLMLWLVIAAEERPGPPAQVWTAFVLGAASISLLGLARAPFAKMVAAPDNPWTALAMHSIFGVALPEEAVKVIAIVLVSSTKRRTFANPMDTVVYGAAVGLGFAAYENLAYLVQHAEMWRSLAALRSVLTVPFHGALGIIAGAYLTIARAGTALGANRHHRDWARLSSRLLMLAGPLALHSAFDFPLLTLQQMPELDPTLRMWLGAASLVIGFSSIAFAIRLVRRVARHHAPRTDIARERLSQLRRMWALLLAGGGVGFLGLAFVLTSIRHWLVNPERNLTLALIPIGLTSILLGIALLVVTTAIYILGRNRIRTSAEGFSSAPGGG, encoded by the coding sequence ATGTACCTGATTGAAGCATTACCCACCGTCATCGGAACTGCCGCCATCGCACCGGCGCTGCTGATGCTGTGGCTTGTCATTGCCGCCGAAGAGCGTCCCGGCCCGCCGGCTCAGGTCTGGACCGCTTTCGTGCTCGGCGCGGCCAGCATTTCGCTTCTGGGCCTCGCCCGTGCGCCCTTCGCCAAGATGGTCGCCGCTCCCGACAACCCCTGGACGGCGCTGGCCATGCATTCGATCTTCGGCGTCGCGCTGCCCGAAGAGGCCGTGAAGGTGATCGCCATCGTGCTGGTCTCCTCGACCAAGCGGCGGACCTTCGCCAATCCCATGGATACCGTGGTCTATGGCGCGGCGGTCGGCCTCGGCTTCGCGGCCTATGAGAACCTCGCCTACCTCGTGCAGCACGCCGAGATGTGGCGATCACTGGCGGCGCTGCGCAGCGTGCTGACCGTGCCCTTCCACGGCGCGCTCGGCATCATCGCCGGCGCATATCTGACCATTGCACGCGCAGGCACGGCACTCGGCGCGAACCGCCATCATCGCGACTGGGCCCGTCTCTCCAGCCGCCTCCTGATGTTGGCCGGGCCGCTCGCCCTGCATTCGGCCTTCGATTTCCCGCTGCTCACGCTGCAGCAAATGCCGGAGCTCGATCCGACACTGAGAATGTGGCTCGGTGCGGCGAGCCTCGTGATCGGATTCAGCTCGATCGCTTTTGCCATCCGCCTGGTGCGGCGCGTCGCGCGCCACCATGCGCCGCGTACCGACATCGCGCGCGAGCGGCTGAGCCAGTTGCGGCGCATGTGGGCATTGCTGCTGGCCGGCGGCGGCGTCGGGTTTCTCGGCCTTGCCTTCGTACTGACCTCGATCCGTCACTGGCTCGTCAATCCCGAGCGCAATCTGACTCTGGCCCTGATCCCGATCGGCCTGACCTCGATCCTGCTCGGCATTGCGCTTCTGGTTGTCACAACCGCAATCTACATTCTCGGCCGCAACCGCATCCGCACCAGCGCGGAAGGCTTTTCATCGGCACCGGGCGGCGGGTGA
- the epmA gene encoding EF-P lysine aminoacylase EpmA — MAGDKPSSPFWSPGRHIDRRPFLQARGAITGALRGFFAEQGFVEVETSVLQVSPGNETHLHAPRTEIMRPDGGRATRYLRTSPEFACKKLLAAGEPRIFEFARVFRDRERGDLHLPEFTMLEWYRAGAPYDATMADCVVIIARAAQATGIGQFSFRGRIADPFAEPELLTIAGAFVRFAGIDLLATISGGEGNRAALAQAAAGKVRVSEDDTWSDIFSKVLVEHVEPHLGQGRLTILFEYPSPEAALARVKADDPRVAERFEVYACGVELANGFGELTDADEQRGRFMEAMAEKQRRYGEAYPLDEDFLAAVAQMPEASGVALGFDRLVMLATGALRIDQVVWTPPAGET; from the coding sequence ATGGCTGGGGACAAGCCGAGTTCACCGTTCTGGTCGCCCGGCCGGCACATCGATCGCCGGCCGTTCCTTCAGGCACGGGGGGCCATTACCGGGGCTCTACGGGGCTTTTTCGCCGAGCAAGGCTTCGTCGAGGTCGAAACCTCCGTCCTCCAGGTCTCCCCGGGGAATGAGACCCATCTGCACGCTCCGCGGACGGAGATCATGCGGCCCGACGGCGGCCGGGCCACGCGCTATCTGCGGACGTCCCCGGAATTCGCCTGCAAGAAGCTGCTCGCGGCCGGCGAACCCCGGATTTTCGAATTCGCACGGGTGTTCCGAGATCGCGAGCGCGGCGACCTGCATCTGCCCGAATTCACCATGCTGGAATGGTACCGGGCGGGTGCACCGTACGACGCCACTATGGCCGATTGCGTCGTCATCATCGCTCGGGCGGCGCAGGCGACGGGGATCGGGCAGTTCTCCTTCCGCGGCCGGATCGCCGATCCCTTTGCCGAGCCCGAACTCCTGACGATCGCCGGCGCGTTCGTGCGCTTCGCCGGAATCGACCTGCTTGCGACCATTTCGGGCGGCGAGGGTAACCGCGCCGCGCTCGCGCAGGCGGCGGCGGGCAAGGTCCGCGTCAGCGAGGATGACACCTGGTCGGACATCTTCAGCAAGGTCCTGGTCGAGCATGTCGAACCCCATCTGGGGCAGGGTCGTTTGACCATTCTGTTCGAATACCCATCTCCAGAGGCGGCGCTGGCGCGCGTGAAGGCCGACGATCCACGTGTGGCCGAGCGTTTCGAGGTCTATGCCTGCGGCGTCGAGCTCGCCAACGGGTTTGGCGAATTGACCGACGCCGATGAGCAGCGCGGGCGCTTCATGGAGGCGATGGCCGAGAAGCAACGCCGCTACGGCGAGGCCTATCCGCTCGACGAGGACTTTCTGGCCGCGGTCGCGCAAATGCCGGAGGCGAGCGGCGTTGCGCTCGGCTTCGACCGGCTGGTGATGCTGGCGACCGGCGCATTGCGGATTGATCAGGTGGTGTGGACGCCGCCTGCGGGTGAGACATGA
- a CDS encoding HdeD family acid-resistance protein, with the protein MTSPDDFARLQSAMSQTVKAHWKAFLFEGILLAVLGVAALILPPLASLAITIFLGWMFLISGIGGLIVTYWARNMPGFWWSLISAALAVLAGMILLARPMQAVLTLTIVLGAYFLAEGVATIMYALEHRRELNSRWSWLLISGLLDIAISFMVIAGLPSSAEWAIGILVGINLLFGGATLIGVALAARKSNT; encoded by the coding sequence ATGACATCGCCTGACGATTTCGCACGATTGCAGTCCGCCATGAGCCAGACGGTGAAGGCACATTGGAAGGCCTTCCTGTTCGAAGGGATCCTGCTTGCCGTTCTCGGCGTTGCCGCACTGATCCTGCCGCCGCTCGCCAGCCTTGCGATCACGATCTTCCTCGGCTGGATGTTCCTGATCAGCGGCATCGGCGGGCTGATCGTGACTTACTGGGCGCGCAACATGCCGGGCTTCTGGTGGTCGCTGATCTCTGCCGCGCTGGCGGTGCTCGCCGGCATGATCCTGCTGGCGCGGCCGATGCAGGCCGTGCTGACGCTGACCATCGTGCTCGGCGCCTATTTTCTCGCCGAGGGCGTTGCCACCATCATGTACGCGCTGGAGCACCGCCGCGAGCTGAACAGCCGTTGGTCGTGGCTCCTGATCTCGGGCCTCCTCGACATCGCGATCTCGTTCATGGTGATCGCGGGGCTGCCAAGCTCGGCCGAATGGGCCATCGGCATCCTGGTCGGCATCAACCTGTTGTTCGGCGGCGCCACCCTGATCGGTGTGGCGCTGGCGGCACGCAAGAGCAACACTTAG
- the efp gene encoding elongation factor P, with product MRVIASSIRKGNVIEQDGKLYVVVSAENIHPGKGTPVSQIEMRRISDGVKISERYKTTDQVEKATIEERNYTFLYEDADGYHFMNPDTYDQVQVSKDVVGDAAAYLQESMTVKLSMHDANPVSIALPQRVTLEVVETEPVTKGQTASSSYKPAVLSNGVRTTVPPHITVGTRIVVMTEDGSYSERAKD from the coding sequence TTGAGAGTCATCGCCAGTTCTATTCGCAAGGGCAACGTGATCGAGCAAGACGGCAAGCTCTATGTCGTCGTGAGCGCCGAGAACATCCATCCCGGCAAGGGCACCCCGGTCAGCCAGATCGAAATGCGCCGAATCTCGGACGGGGTAAAGATCTCCGAACGGTACAAAACCACCGACCAGGTCGAAAAGGCCACGATCGAAGAGCGCAACTACACCTTCCTGTATGAAGATGCCGACGGCTACCACTTCATGAACCCGGACACCTACGATCAGGTCCAGGTCTCCAAGGACGTCGTCGGCGACGCGGCCGCGTACCTTCAGGAGAGCATGACGGTCAAGCTGTCCATGCACGACGCCAACCCGGTGTCGATCGCCCTGCCGCAGCGCGTGACGCTGGAAGTGGTCGAAACCGAGCCGGTGACCAAGGGCCAGACTGCCTCCTCCTCCTACAAGCCTGCGGTGCTCTCCAATGGCGTGCGGACCACCGTCCCACCGCACATCACGGTCGGTACCCGCATCGTGGTGATGACAGAAGACGGCTCCTACTCCGAGCGCGCCAAGGACTGA
- a CDS encoding 3-deoxy-7-phosphoheptulonate synthase translates to MLSTTDDLRICELKELSTPDEVMREVPRTLTATRVVMAARNAIHAILNGQDDRLLVVVGPCSVHDPKAAIDYAERLAKLREDLADQLEIVMRVYFEKPRTTVGWKGLINDPGLDGSFDINRGLRLARNVLSAVNNLGLPAGTEFLDMTTPQYIADLVSWAAIGARTTESQIHRELASGLSCPVGFKNGTDGNVRIAADAVKSASHPHHFMAVTKRGRSAIASTAGNEDCHIILRGGSKPNYDAASVAAACNELAKSGVASRVMVDASHANSSKKPENQPLVMADIAGQISGGESRIMGVMIESNLVAGRQDVVAGQPLTYGQSITDGCIDWATTATVLEQLADAVEIRRNNQRAGMHERSA, encoded by the coding sequence GTGCTGAGTACGACCGACGACCTTCGTATCTGCGAACTGAAAGAGCTGAGTACGCCTGATGAGGTGATGCGGGAGGTCCCGCGGACCCTCACCGCGACCCGCGTGGTCATGGCGGCGCGCAACGCGATCCATGCCATCCTGAACGGCCAGGACGACCGCCTTCTGGTCGTCGTCGGCCCCTGCTCGGTGCACGATCCCAAGGCTGCGATCGACTATGCGGAGCGCCTCGCAAAACTGCGCGAAGACCTCGCCGACCAGCTTGAGATCGTGATGCGCGTCTATTTCGAGAAGCCGCGCACCACCGTCGGCTGGAAGGGCCTGATCAACGACCCTGGCCTCGACGGCAGCTTCGACATCAACAGGGGCCTGCGGCTCGCACGCAACGTGTTGTCCGCGGTGAACAACCTCGGCCTGCCGGCGGGCACCGAATTCCTCGACATGACGACGCCGCAATATATCGCCGACCTGGTGTCCTGGGCCGCGATCGGCGCGCGTACGACCGAGAGCCAGATCCATCGCGAGCTGGCCTCGGGACTGTCCTGCCCGGTCGGGTTCAAGAATGGCACCGACGGCAATGTCCGCATCGCGGCGGACGCAGTGAAGTCGGCCTCGCATCCGCACCACTTCATGGCGGTGACCAAGCGCGGCCGCTCGGCGATCGCCTCGACCGCGGGCAACGAGGACTGCCACATCATCCTGCGTGGCGGCAGCAAGCCGAATTACGACGCGGCGAGCGTTGCAGCCGCCTGCAACGAGCTGGCAAAGTCCGGCGTTGCGTCACGGGTGATGGTGGATGCGAGCCACGCCAATTCGAGCAAGAAGCCGGAGAACCAGCCGTTGGTCATGGCCGACATCGCCGGCCAGATCTCAGGCGGCGAGAGCCGCATCATGGGCGTGATGATCGAGAGCAATCTCGTTGCCGGCCGCCAGGACGTCGTCGCTGGCCAGCCGCTCACCTACGGCCAGAGCATCACCGACGGCTGCATCGACTGGGCGACCACGGCAACCGTCCTTGAGCAGCTTGCCGACGCGGTCGAGATCCGGCGCAACAACCAGCGCGCTGGCATGCACGAGCGTTCCGCCTGA